From a region of the Torulaspora globosa chromosome 7, complete sequence genome:
- the MUD2 gene encoding Mud2p (ancestral locus Anc_2.619), whose translation MGGQQALEDLRSKIVASMSSERRNEQAGKRVASEAGAREDDVKRQRPIKLPTGPRNGITRSRYEPYGRGVGYSDYSRRGARADNFGYSSHGRSPPPPRYTAQQSSRWNRFDSHQEQRPSAPFHEDYLKDVEPIDKRKRLSASRWDVTPKGFEKVPAERAKLSGLFPQPGQPQELDRSKLERVALHGGSKSRRTRILFEDATSKNLVVSKLACELVVEGLDQTASESFSSLVQKFVAGLEGDMAVRKVLVPDHRTYAVVELGSAECATLVLSCRSFINKKLGLSLRWRRPNEYVQQLDHPDRLCSPEIIAVEGLEDGDETAIGQMLSDNGLKNCYLKPITSLMDGVPTFTGCALVELDNVEDDVLEKFKTTTSWFRPNQGTLVQESSSITFQSLPTLVSEQTRSESKVLVLLNCVDPLDLKLVPFAQEIEDTIKYTLGDVDTVRMRRPNADYRLNFDNISEGVGNIYVKFKTVEASIEAMAKLPGSKFNGRTVLCSYVSEEDFEKIGVL comes from the coding sequence ATGTGAAGAGGCAGAGGCCTATTAAGCTGCCAACGGGCCCACGTAATGGGATAACTCGTAGTAGATATGAGCCGTATGGAAGAGGGGTTGGATACTCGGATTACAGTCGCAGAGGAGCTAGAGCGGACAACTTTGGCTACTCTTCTCACGGTAGATCGCCGCCACCGCCACGATACACGGCTCAGCAGTCTTCCAGGTGGAACAGGTTCGACAGCCACCAGGAACAGAGGCCGTCTGCTCCCTTCCACGAAGATTATTTGAAAGACGTGGAGCCTATCGATAAGAGAAAAAGATTGAGCGCCTCACGTTGGGATGTGACGCCTAAGGGCTTCGAGAAGGTGCCAGCCGAGAGAGCTAAGTTGAGCGGGCTTTTTCCACAGCCGGGACAACCTCAGGAGCTCGATCGCTCTAAATTGGAGAGGGTGGCATTGCATGGCGGGTCGAAAAGCAGACGTACCAGGATTTTGTTTGAAGATGCAACCAGCAAGAATCTGGTGGTATCGAAACTGGCCTGCGAGTTGGTTGTAGAAGGGCTAGATCAGACTGCGAGCGAGAGCTTTTCAAGTCTTGTTCAGAAATTTGTTGCCGGCCTCGAAGGCGATATGGCTGTTCGCAAAGTGCTTGTGCCTGACCATCGCACGTATGCAGTCGTGGAGTTGGGATCGGCAGAGTGTGCAACGCTGGTACTCTCGTGCAGATCCTttatcaacaagaaactTGGCCTGTCTTTGAGGTGGAGGAGGCCGAATGAATATGTACAGCAGTTAGATCATCCCGATAGGCTTTGCAGTCCTGAGATAATAGCCGTTGAGGGATTAGAAGATGGAGATGAAACTGCAATTGGCCAAATGCTTTCTGATAACGGGCTGAAAAACTGCTATTTGAAACCCATCACGAGTCTAATGGATGGAGTTCCAACGTTCACAGGATGCGCACTGGTTGAGTTGGACAATGTGGAAGATGATGTGCtggaaaaattcaagacGACGACTTCCTGGTTCAGACCAAATCAAGGAACCCTGGTGCAAGAAAGTTCTTCTATAACGTTCCAAAGTCTGCCGACATTGGTGAGCGAGCAAACTCGCTCCGAGTCCAAAGTTCTCGTCTTGCTGAACTGCGTGGATCCGttggatttgaagcttgTACCGTTTGCGCAGGAGATTGAAGATACCATAAAATATACATTGGGAGACGTAGATACCGTAAGGATGAGAAGGCCGAACGCTGACTATCGGTTGAATTTTGACAACATCAGCGAAGGCGTGGGTAACATTTATGTTAAATTCAAAACTGTGGAAGCGTCCATTGAGGCGATGGCAAAGCTGCCTGGATCTAAGTTCAACGGAAGGACAGTTCTGTGCTCCTATGTGAGCGAGGAGgactttgaaaagatagGCGTCCTTTGA
- the AAC1 gene encoding ADP/ATP carrier protein AAC1 (ancestral locus Anc_2.621): MVEKSASSRDAGPGSNFAIDFLMGGISAAVAKTAAAPIERVKLLMQNQDEMIKQGTLEQRYDGILDCFRRTASREGVISFWRGNTANVLRYFPTQALNFAFKDKIKAMFGFKKDEGYWKWFAGNLASGGAAGAISLLFVYSLDYARTRLAADASHHGGSRQFSGLADVYKKTLASDGVAGLYRGFMPSVTGIIVYRGLYFGLYDSLKPVLLTGSLEGSLAASFLLGWVITTGASTASYPLDTVRRRMMMTSGQTVKYSGAYDCFRKIVAQEGVTSLFKGCGANIFRSVAAAGVISLYDQLQMLLFGRKFK, from the coding sequence ATGGTCGAGAAAAGCGCCAGTAGTAGGGATGCCGGTCCAGGCTCCAACTTTGCGATTGATTTTTTGATGGGAGGGATCAGCGCAGCGGTCGCCAAGACCGCTGCAGCACCCATTGAGCGTgtcaagctgctgatgcAGAACCAGGATGAGATGATCAAGCAGGGCACGCTGGAACAGCGTTATGACGGGATCTTGGACTGTTTCCGCCGCACGGCGAGCCGAGAAGGTGTGATCTCGTTTTGGAGAGGTAACACAGCTAATGTGTTGCGATATTTCCCGACACAGGCTCTTAACTTTGCcttcaaggacaagatcaaggctATGTTTGGGTTCAAGAAGGACGAAGGCTACTGGAAGTGGTTTGCTGGGAACCTTGCGTCGGGCGGTGCGGCGGGAGCGATTTCGCTGCTGTTTGTGTACTCGCTAGACTACGCCAGGACGAGATTGGCGGCGGATGCCAGCCACCATGGGGGGTCGCGGCAGTTCAGTGGGCTGGCTGATGTGTACAAGAAGACGCTGGCTTCGGATGGAGTAGCAGGGCTGTACCGCGGGTTCATGCCGTCGGTGACCGGGATCATTGTGTATCGAGGGTTGTATTTCGGGCTGTACGACTCGCTGAAGCCGGTATTGCTCACTGGATCGCTCGAGGGTTCGCTTGCTGCGTCGTTCCTGCTCGGGTGGGTGATCACGACCGGGGCCTCGACGGCCTCGTACCCATTGGATACCGTCAGGCGTCGCATGATGATGACTTCGGGACAGACCGTCAAGTACTCCGGTGCTTATGACTGTTTCCGCAAGATCGTGGCACAGGAAGGTGTCACTTCGCTGTTCAAGGGTTGCGGTGCCAATATCTTCAGAAGTGTCGCCGCAGCAGGTGTGATCTCGCTGTATGAccagcttcaaatgctgCTGTTTGGTCGAAAGTTTAAATGA
- the PSG1 gene encoding Psg1p (ancestral locus Anc_2.624): MSWIFQSGESIFPPERLRTLYTVKSSTEIGRCYRCASFESLIAVGLCNSCSVPDMQKFWLALVVLLAGFSQVHGYRPVVRPKEKVTTSEQADPWYRTIYGSKVELVTPTVIAGVTFKAKPSPTPNPLQPWITLNKLGEPKTVKPEIKNGITKKGSPEYSTYFKVVSTTTLGYEDLKAHNMDPDEVYEEKVFIEEDDTYVSLNPVIRCTPDRYFNKGASRDISSEPFCTPQEDVQWKVGKTYFASWYTHFFRDEHSDEVIDQVKVHLSYVKERDGEKGFVKRDIPATFFSSEWLRNDEGMLPIEVQPEWLQGARTRKVVLSVQPKNVPDEEFHPLDHGILLFIDAGSRVYKHTKEQLALEEAGFTERHWLFVAITMPTVVVIALILMYFFLYANNSYRDFSDITRKAVSKKHRVIGKVSEMKKFKNLRNHKYSELPSYQTKPDKQH; this comes from the coding sequence atgagctggatATTTCAGTCTGGCGAGTCAATTTTTCCGCCTGAACGACTAAGAACTCTCTATACTGTAAAGTCAAGTACAGAGATTGGTCGGTGCTACCGTTGtgcttcttttgaatcGCTAATAGCAGTTGGATTGTGCAATAGTTGTTCAGTGCCAGACATGCAAAAGTTTTGGCTAGCTCTTGTGGTCCTCTTGGCCGGTTTTAGTCAAGTTCACGGTTACAGACCGGTCGTTCGACCAAAGGAAAAAGTGACCACCAGTGAGCAAGCTGATCCATGGTATCGTACAATTTATGGTAGTAAGGTGGAACTGGTTACTCCGACGGTTATCGCTGGGGTCACCTTTAAGGCTAAACCCTCTCCAACTCCGAATCCTCTGCAGCCATGGATCACCCTAAACAAGCTTGGTGAACCAAAGACCGTGAAACCCGAGATTAAGAATGGTATCACTAAGAAGGGCTCTCCAGAATATTCTACGTATTTCAAAGTGGTCAGTACCACTACGTTGGGGTATGAAGACTTGAAGGCACATAACATGGACCCAGACGAGGTTTATGAGGAAAAGGTTttcatcgaggaagatgacaCGTATGTTTCCCTGAACCCTGTGATTAGATGCACGCCTGATCGATACTTCAACAAGGGCGCCTCTCGTGATATTTCGAGTGAACCGTTCTGTACTCCGCAGGAAGACGTTCAATGGAAGGTTGGCAAAACGTACTTTGCATCCTGGTACACACATTTCTTCAGAGATGAACATTCGGATGAAGTTATTGATCAGGTGAAGGTTCATTTGTCATACGTGAAAGAGAGAGACGGAGAGAAGGGATTTGTCAAAAGAGATATCCCGGCCACTTTCTTTTCATCCGAATGGTTGAGGAATGACGAGGGTATGCTGCCCATCGAAGTTCAACCAGAATGGTTGCAGGGCGCTCGCACTCGTAAAGTTGTGCTTTCCGTACAGCCCAAGAACGTTCCTGACGAAGAGTTCCACCCACTCGACCATGGCATCTTGCTCTTTATCGATGCAGGTTCCAGGGTTTACAAGCATACTAAAGAACAACTAGcccttgaagaagccgGTTTCACTGAGAGACATTGGTTATTTGTTGCCATCACTATGCCCACCGTTGTCGTTATTGCGTTGATCTTGATGTACTTTTTCCTCTACGCAAACAACAGCTACCGGGACTTCTCCGATATCACTCGAAAGGCAGTGAGCAAAAAGCATCGTGTCATCGGTAAGGTCTCTgaaatgaagaagttcaagaacttgagaAATCATAAGTACTCAGAGTTGCCAAGTTATCAGACAAAGCCCGACAAGCAGCATTAG
- the AAN1 gene encoding Aan1p (ancestral locus Anc_2.623) produces the protein MKSADHSSSSYLPGPTMLNPTDSASCADNTSLPAGKRSCSCEISSMSSREIKTGRKGPSRRARGSRLRKPRFRFPRNLKTEGTNYDLITSVEYLNEKYGIRKSHYIEKFLKCIHRKIDYDVNRLSDKFVNSLNPWIKIKLFLLLVTLSQRGGPEYWMDKNEQNHASPVKGKQKQERRDGEEDAIFSLTEQVMRYNINEDFTESAYDENYVFSSIWANFMEGLINHYLEQVIVPHSEMKVCEQLYKPMMKIISLYNEYNELMEKSERNGFLPSRCDTREGLISEDDEEATQNMAESSSGDGSTQERLQRAQKLLWQARQDIPKTISKELTLLSEMYSTLSADEQDYELDEFVCCAEEYIELEYLPSLIEVLFANCGGNNFWKIMIALEPFFYYIEGISEDEDKEDDSNSAAYLNTDKDTTEDLGSQSFKPDQRVVILEKICEVAARQKWI, from the coding sequence ATGAAATCTGCAGATCACAGTAGTTCGAGCTATTTGCCAGGTCCGACGATGCTGAATCCTACAGATTCTGCCTCTTGTGCAGATAACACAAGCTTGCCCGCTGGAAAACGCTCTTGTAGCTGCGAAATCAGTTCGATGAGTTCCCGCGAAATCAAGACTGGAAGGAAGGGCCCTAGTAGAAGAGCTCGAGGTTCTAGATTAAGAAAACCAAGATTTCGGTTTCCGAGAAATCTGAAGACAGAAGGCACGAATTATGACCTGATCACCTCCGTTGAGTATTTGAATGAAAAGTACGGAATCAGAAAGAGCCACTACATTGAAAAGTTCCTGAAGTGTATCCACCGGAAAATTGATTACGACGTTAACAGGCTGAGCGATAAGTTTGTAAACTCTTTAAACCCGTGGATTAAAATCAAACTTTTCTTACTGTTGGTAACGTTGTCCCAAAGAGGTGGTCCTGAATATTGGATGGACAAGAACGAGCAGAACCATGCATCTCCGGTTAAGGGCAAGCAGAAGCAGGAGCGGAGggatggcgaagaagatgcaATCTTTTCTTTAACCGAACAGGTTATGAGATACAACATTAACGAAGATTTTACCGAGAGTGCGTATGATGAAAACTACGTCTTCTCGTCGATCTGGGCCAACTTCATGGAAGGATTGATAAACCACTATTTGGAACAGGTCATTGTACCACACTCAGAGATGAAAGTTTGCGAGCAGCTCTACAAACCTATGATGAAGATTATTTCGCTTTATAATGAGTATAACGAGTTGATGGAAAAGAGCGAGCGCAATGGGTTTTTACCCTCCAGGTGTGATACACGGGAGGGCTTGATATCTGAggacgatgaggaagcGACGCAGAATATGGCTgaaagcagcagcggcGACGGCTCAACTCAGGAGCGCCTGCAACGAGCTCAGAAGCTTTTGTGGCAAGCCCGCCAGGATATACCGAAAACAATCAGTAAAGAGCTCACCCTGTTATCGGAAATGTATTCTACCTTATCGGCAGACGAACAAGACTACGAATTGGACGAATTTGTTTGCTGTGCGGAGGAATATATAGAGCTGGAATACTTGCCGAGCTTGATAGAGGTCCTCTTTGCCAACTGCGGCGGCAATAATTTCTGGAAGATTATGATCGCTTTGGAACCGTTTTTCTACTATATTGAAGGTATTagtgaagatgaagataaaGAAGATGACTCAAATTCTGCCGCATACCTGAACACAGACAAGGATACTACCGAAGATTTGGGCTCTCAGAGCTTCAAGCCGGATCAAAGAGTAGTGATCCTGGAAAAGATCTGCGAGGTTGCCGCAAGACAAAAATGGATATAA
- the BUB2 gene encoding Bub2p (ancestral locus Anc_2.620): MSSIERFISQPPFIIQSSLAQLRYLILSEGIQASNDKQLQRLRCYVWSVLSRTSMERSTQIYLSFLQLGPAPQPILQKIKNDTFRTLQTDPKFITVVSEESLVRCLSCFAWQSLQMQRNGSDSKIHQVSTYVQGMNVLVAPLLYSSPSEPMAFQLFSKLCYTIIPTYLDNNLTGVHNGAKLLDICLKIIDPKLSKFLSDNLLTAEIYGIPSILTLSSCNRPLDQVCKLWDFMFAYGFHMNILFVVALLVTVRTKILKSESPMNLLTRQLPEFDADEIIKLGVGFVAKIPSEYYNLLVQHLTEPNLTIPYDDD, translated from the coding sequence ATGAGCTCCATTGAAAGGTTCATATCGCAGCCGCCGTTCATTATCCAGTCATCGCTGGCGCAGCTGAGATATCTTATCCTCAGCGAGGGCATTCAGGCTTCCAATGATAAGCAGCTACAAAGGTTGAGATGCTACGTGTGGTCGGTGCTATCGAGAACGTCGATGGAAAGATCGACTCAGATCTATCTATCGTTCCTTCAACTAGGGCCTGCGCCGCAGCCAATTTTACAAAAGATAAAGAATGACACGTTTAGAACGTTACAGACCGATCCTAAATTCATAACGGTTGTGTCTGAGGAGTCGCTAGTGAGATGCCTGTCTTGCTTTGCGTGGCAAAGTTTGCAGATGCAACGGAACGGATCTGATAGCAAGATTCATCAAGTTAGCACCTATGTCCAGGGTATGAATGTACTAGTGGCGCCGCTACTGTACTCCAGTCCCTCTGAACCGATGGCattccagcttttctcCAAGCTCTGTTACACCATTATACCGACCTATCTGGACAATAACCTCACGGGCGTTCATAATGGAGCTAAGCTACTTGATATCTGTCTCAAGATCATCGATCCGAAACTGAGCAAGTTTCTCAGTGATAACCTGCTCACAGCGGAGATTTACGGCATACCGTCAATTTTGACGCTGTCCAGTTGCAACAGACCCCTTGATCAGGTTTGCAAGCTGTGGGACTTTATGTTTGCCTACGGATTCCATATGAATATCCTCTTTGTCGTTGCGTTGTTGGTTACTGTACGAACGAAGATTCTGAAGTCCGAGTCGCCCATGAACCTGTTGACGCGGCAATTGCCAGAATTCGACGCCGATGAGATAATTAAGCTTGGTGTTGGGTTTGTTGCCAAGATTCCTTCTGAGTATTACAATCTACTAGTGCAGCATCTGACCGAGCCAAATTTGACGATTCCCTACGATGATGACTAG
- the SEN15 gene encoding Sen15p (ancestral locus Anc_2.625) yields the protein MANDAGDGTIVRLVRDNLAYCQFWTELCVCDRTLAWRDQTLHLISGRPTQKLSHDGDEEIHTEYVLPVEMSQYKKGYVTLECLDKVFCQMCPPSASRLTLAIVSNDGTVAFYYVYKGLHKPKRN from the coding sequence ATGGCCAATGACGCCGGTGATGGTACTATAGTCAGGCTGGTGCGAGATAACTTGGCGTACTGCCAATTTTGGACTGAACTCTGTGTCTGCGACCGAACGCTGGCCTGGCGAGATCAGACGCTTCATCTGATCTCTGGCAGGCCTACCCAGAAGCTGAGTCATGATGGCGACGAAGAGATACACACTGAATACGTCCTGCCCGTGGAGATGTCACAGTATAAGAAGGGGTACGTCACTCTTGAGTGTCTAGACAAAGTGTTCTGCCAAATGTGCCCGCCGTCAGCCAGCAGACTGACACTGGCGATAGTGAGCAATGACGGGACCGTAGCGTTCTACTACGTGTACAAGGGGTTACATAAGCCGAAGAGGAATTGA
- the SAM37 gene encoding SAM complex subunit SAM37 (ancestral locus Anc_2.626) codes for MVAGQCTVHMWGLNERASLISPESVALYWFLNGYYSKLRKDTTRVEIVFSNNTDLSPNEELPLLVQDARRISGFVNIVDYLMSDEESEKDTVGNTLLQSSLLQFTSSDLSVLTDYQLYLNKTNYDTFTRRTFCRLLSWPMWYNTPLHYRAVARERCQDLLGDLDSDDECEPPGSQLETAELTQSKTFKIAQQIKKQGKKELQNAKNNLHYLSKLSEHLKLWIQVRERAQSDRVIPADLLMWANIYVQLQLPDSDKVANHLSQTLGSDFFNTLQKQLDLCSNLEPVVSQRAPSFREQGNVLMSVYNIAAKYL; via the coding sequence ATGGTTGCGGGACAGTGTACTGTTCATATGTGGGGTTTGAACGAAAGAGCGAGTCTGATATCTCCCGAGAGCGTTGCGTTATACTGGTTTCTTAATGGATACTACTCGAAGCTGAGGAAGGACACTACACGAGTCGAGATCGTGTTCAGTAACAACACAGACCTATCACCAAACGAAGAATTGCCTCTGCTGGTTCAAGATGCGCGGAGGATATCGGGATTCGTCAATATCGTGGATTACTTGATGAGCGATGAGGAATCTGAAAAGGATACCGTCGGTAATACGCTGCTGCAGTCTTCTTTGCTGCAGTTTACGAGTTCCGACTTGTCTGTGCTGACAGACTACCAGCTGTATCTGAACAAGACCAACTACGACACGTTTACGCGCAGAACCTTCTGTCGGCTGCTGTCTTGGCCAATGTGGTACAATACGCCACTGCACTACCGTGCAGTTGCGCGGGAAAGGTGCCAAGATTTGCTGGGCGATCTCGACTCTGACGATGAATGTGAACCTCCTGGCTCCCAGCTCGAGACCGCTGAGCTGACACAATCAAAGACCTTTAAGATAGCAcagcagatcaagaagcagggAAAGAAGGAATTGCAGAACGCTAAAAACAATCTACACTACTTAAGCAAGCTAAGCGAGCATCTCAAACTGTGGATCCAGGTGAGGGAACGAGCCCAATCGGATAGGGTGATCCCCGCGGACCTGCTGATGTGGGCAAACATATACGTCCAACTGCAGCTACCGGATAGCGACAAAGTCGCCAACCATCTGTCGCAGACATTGGGCTCCGACTTTTTCAACACGCTacagaagcagctggacCTGTGTTCCAATCTCGAGCCAGTGGTCTCGCAAAGAGCGCCGTCATTCCGCGAGCAGGGCAATGTGCTCATGTCGGTATACAACATTGCGGCGAAGTACCTCTGA
- the FET3 gene encoding ferroxidase FET3 (ancestral locus Anc_2.622), translating to MSLVTVFLLVISSVVTFAKAATHTFNWTTGWDYRNVDGVRERPVITCNGEFPWPDVRVTKGDRVQVYLTNGFNNSNTSLHFHGLFQRGNSQMDGVPGLTQCPIVPGSTMLYNFTVEDNSGAYWYHSHTDGQYEDGMRAAFIIDDGENNENYPYKYDEEVVLTIGEWYDRPVHELNRLFLNLNNPTGAEPIPQNLILNDTRNLTWEVKPDTTYLLRLINVGGFVSQYFWIEDHELTVVEVDGVTVEQNTTDMLYVTVAQRYTVLVHTKNDTSRNYAIMQKFDDTMLDKIPTYLELNATSTLSYSADLGAASENYVDALEPLDDFYLVPYNKQEVYGDPDYVITVDVSMDNLINGVKYAFFNNITYRAPKVPTLMTVLSGGDNVTDPYIYGTNTNTFVLQKDDIVELVLNNFDNGTHPFHLHGHAFQTIVRDRAYEDAPRRYDDSDHPEFPEYPMIRDVVYVNRQSNFVIRFKADNPGVWFFHCHIEWHLLQGLAIVLVEDPLAIQATASQHLTDSVQEVCRDAGIALAGNAAGNTVDFFDLTGQNVQEKRIPSGFTKKGIIAMTFSCLAGVLGLITLSVYGLLEQPEVASEKLMQDFNLGPQELIEERSTSSNSVDRVNP from the coding sequence ATGAGCTTAGTGACGGTTTTCCTACTGGTAATTTCAAGCGTTGTCACGTTTGCAAAGGCAGCTACACATACGTTCAATTGGACCACTGGTTGGGATTATAGAAATGTGGATGGCGTTCGTGAGAGGCCGGTAATTACCTGCAACGGTGAGTTTCCGTGGCCGGATGTGAGAGTCACGAAGGGTGATCGGGTTCAGGTTTATTTGACCAATGGTTTCAACAATAGTAACACATCTTTGCATTTCCATGGGTTGTTCCAGCGGGGCAACAGTCAGATGGATGGGGTGCCGGGGCTGACCCAGTGTCCTATCGTGCCAGGGTCTACTATGCTGTACAATTTCACTGTCGAGGACAATTCCGGTGCATATTGGTACCATTCGCATACCGATGGTCAGTATGAAGACGGTATGAGAGCTGCGTTCATTATCGATGACGGAGAAAATAACGAGAATTATCCTTACAAGTACGACGAGGAAGTGGTGTTGACCATAGGCGAGTGGTACGACCGCCCGGTGCATGAGTTGAACAGGCTGTTTTTGAATCTGAACAACCCCACCGGTGCAGAGCCGATCCCGCAAAACTTGATCCTGAACGACACGCGCAACCTGACGTGGGAAGTGAAGCCTGACACTACGTATctgttgagattgatcaACGTTGGTGGCTTTGTGTCGCAGTATTTCTGGATCGAGGACCACGAGCTTACAGTGGTCGAGGTTGATGGTGTGACGGTTGAGCAGAACACCACTGATATGCTTTATGTGACCGTGGCGCAGCGTTACACGGTGCTGGTGCACACTAAGAACGACACTTCGAGGAATTATGCCATTATGCAGAAGTTCGATGATACGATGCTGGATAAAATCCCGACATACCTGGAATTGAACGCTACGTCGACTTTGAGCTACAGCGCCGACTTGGGGGCGGCCAGCGAAAATTACGTTGACGCTCTCGAACCTTTGGATGACTTCTACTTGGTTCCTTACAACAAGCAAGAGGTCTACGGCGACCCCGATTACGTTATCACCGTGGATGTCTCTATGGACAACTTGATCAACGGTGTCAAATacgctttcttcaacaacaTCACCTACAGGGCCCCCAAGGTTCCAACTTTGATGACCGTTCTTTCTGGCGGTGACAACGTCACCGACCCCTACATCTACGGTACAAACACAAACACTTTTGTCCTGCAAAAGGACGACATCGTCGAGCTTGTGCTGAACAACTTCGATAATGGCACGCATCCTTTCCATTTGCACGGCCATGCTTTCCAGACGATCGTTAGAGACCGTGCTTATGAGGATGCACCTCGCCGATACGACGACAGCGACCACCCTGAGTTCCCGGAGTATCCGATGATCAGAGACGTCGTCTATGTGAACCGGCAGTCGAACTTTGTGATCAGATTCAAAGCCGACAACCCTGGCGTGTGGTTTTTCCACTGCCACATCGAATGGCATTTGCTGCAGGGTCTTGCGATCGTGCTCGTCGAAGATCCCTTGGCAATCCAGGCTACTGCGTCCCAGCATTTGACCGACAGCGTCCAGGAGGTCTGTAGAGACGCTGGCATAGCCCTGGCTGGCAACGCTGCTGGTAACACGGTCGACTTTTTTGATTTGACCGGCCAGAATGTGCAAGAGAAGAGGATCCCATCTGGTTTCACCAAGAAGGGCATTATCGCGATGACTTTTTCATGTTTGGCCGGTGTTCTCGGGCTGATTACGCTGTCCGTCTATGGTCTGCTGGAGCAGCCTGAAGTAGCCTCCGAGAAGCTCATGCAAGATTTTAATCTCGGCCCTCAAGAGCTGATTGAAGAACGATCCACCAGTTCGAACTCCGTCGACAGAGTGAATCCATAA